A single genomic interval of Oceanithermus profundus DSM 14977 harbors:
- a CDS encoding HD domain-containing protein → MPTYDEALELMHAWTPSESLRRHMYAVEAAMRAYARRFGEDEETWAIAGLIHDFDWEKHPETHPNKGADHLEALGWPAEIVRAVRAHAPERSGVEPETLMERALYASDEITGLITAAVYVRPDRSIHTLTVKSLKKKFKDKSFARGVDREMVRRGAELLGVELWEHVGFVLEAMQADAERLGLAGAASPGD, encoded by the coding sequence ATGCCCACCTACGACGAAGCCCTCGAACTGATGCACGCCTGGACCCCTTCCGAGTCCCTGCGCCGGCACATGTACGCGGTCGAAGCCGCGATGCGCGCCTACGCCCGCAGGTTCGGCGAGGACGAGGAAACCTGGGCGATCGCCGGACTGATCCACGACTTCGACTGGGAGAAGCACCCCGAGACCCACCCCAACAAGGGGGCCGACCACCTGGAAGCGCTGGGCTGGCCCGCCGAGATCGTGCGCGCGGTGCGCGCCCACGCCCCCGAGCGCAGCGGCGTGGAGCCCGAGACCCTGATGGAGCGCGCCCTCTACGCCTCCGACGAGATCACCGGCCTCATCACCGCCGCGGTCTACGTGCGCCCCGATCGCTCGATCCACACCCTCACGGTCAAGAGCCTGAAGAAGAAGTTCAAGGACAAGTCCTTCGCCCGCGGCGTGGACCGCGAGATGGTCCGGCGCGGCGCGGAGCTGTTGGGCGTGGAGTTGTGGGAGCACGTTGGCTTCGTGCTCGAGGCCATGCAAGCCGACGCCGAACGGCTGGGGCTGGCGGGCGCGGCGTCCCCCGGGGACTAG